Proteins from a genomic interval of Siniperca chuatsi isolate FFG_IHB_CAS linkage group LG10, ASM2008510v1, whole genome shotgun sequence:
- the LOC122882633 gene encoding ADP-ribosylation factor-like protein 8A: MIALINKLLDWFKALFWKEEMELTLVGLQYSGKTTFVNVIASGQFSEDMIPTVGFNMRKITKGNVTIKLWDIGGQPRFRSMWERYCRGVSAIVYMVDAADPEKIEASKNELHNLLDKPQLQGIPVLVLGNKRDLPGALDEKELIERMNLSAIQDREICCYSISCKEKDNIDITLQWLIQHSRTKRSS, from the exons ATGATAGCGCTAATCAACAAACTGCTGGACTGGTTCAAGGCGCTCTTCTGGAAAGAAGAGATGGAGCTGACCCTGGTGGGGCTGCAGTACTCCGGGAAAACGACCTTCGTCAACGTGATAGCG tctggcCAGTTCAGTGAAGACATGATTCCTACAGTTGGGTTCAACATGAGGAAGATCACTAAAGGCAACGTTACCATCAAG ttgtgggATATCGGAGGTCAGCCTCGGTTCAGGAGCATGTGGGAGCGTTACTGTCGAGGAGTCAGCGCTATCGT CTACATGGTGGACGCAGCAGACCCGGAGAAGATCGAAGCCTCCAAGAACGAACTCCACAACCTGCTGGACAAACCGCAGCTGCAGGGAATTCCT GTTTTGGTTCTGGGCAACAAGAGGGACCTACCAGGAGCTCTGGATGAGAAGGAGCTCATAGAGAGGAT GAACCTGTCGGCCATCCAGGACAGAGAGATCTGCTGCTACTCCATCTCCTGCAAGGAGAAAGACAACATCG acatCACTCTCCAGTGGTTGATCCAACACTCCAGGACTAAGAGGAGTTCCTGA